AATTATGGTGGTTGTTAGATGCGGCAGCCGGAGCCAACTTAACTTAAAATTTGCCAAAATTTAAGCATCTGAAACATTTATCTAACTTAAGTTTGTCAATCGGAATAAATATGGTTGTTTGTCCCAATTGTAATTATCAAAATCCAGAAGGTGCGACGCAATGTGAAGCTTGTTATACGCCGTTGCCTTCTATGACCAGTTGTCCCCATTGTGGTGCAACAATACAAACGGATGCGTCGTTCTGTGGTCAATGTGGATCTAATTTACAGCCGGCATCGGCCGAAACGAATCCCGACGGAATAGAAGCGATGATTCCGACTCAAGTTTCGGCTCCGAGTGAACCTTTAGCGGAAGCAACGCCTCAACCTGTGGCGAGTTCAGGGTTGAATTTAGAAAAATCACCTCTGGCAGAGGTTCCACCTCCGGCTATGGAAACGACTCCTCCAGTTGTTCCAGTGGTTCCAGTGGTTCCAGTGGCTACGGTAGGGGAAGCACAACCCAATATTTCCCCAGGTTCCCAAAATTCTGCCACTCAGTTACAGCAACAGACGGCGCGGCTGCTTCATGTCCAAACTAATGCCTCTCTGGAATTACCCCAAAATGTCTCGGTGATTCATTTGGGTAAACCGAATGATTTAGTCCCGCCTGATATAGATGTTTCGGGATTTCCCAATTCGGAAATTGTGTCTCGCACCCATGCTGATATTCGGATTGAGGGGGATGCGTACTATATTGAAGATGTGGGTAGTTCTAATGGCACTTATATTAATAATATCTCCCTGACTAAAGGCAATCGTCATCGGCTCAGACCGGGCGATCGCATTTCTTTAGGGAAAGGGGATTTAGTTTCATTTATCTTTCAACTGTCCTAGAGGAGTAGGACACAGAAAACAGAACAGAAAACAGAACAGAAAACAGAACAGAGAACAGAACAGAGAACAGAGGACAGAGGACAGAGGTTTTGAGAGTCGGGATTTTTGGATTGTGAGGGGATTGACACTCCACTGCCTAAAGGCGAGTGGATTCTGGGTTCAACGAGTCCAGTTAATAGAAAAAAGTTGCCCTTCTAGGGCAAGGCTTTATACGCAAATTTTCGGTAAGGTCTTCTCAATTTCTAATTGGGGAAAAACCTTAATTCCTTAATCGCCCTATATTCACATCCAAAATCTCGAATTTCCCATTTAAAATAAGTGTAGGGCGTAGCTATTGATTGTTAGATTTTGCCAATGTGATTACACTAACATTATTACATCCTCTCCAATCGATTCCTGTCCGCAGTTGGGTCTTTAAAAGGGACAATGTGATTCGGATTGGGCGATCGCTCAAGAATGATGTTGTTCTCTATAGTGCGGTCGTTTCTCGGCATCATGTCGAGATTCGTCGCCAAGGTGAAGATTGGGTTGTCGTCAATCTAGGAACAAATGGAACTTATGTCAATGGACAAGCAGTTCAAGCTGTTCCTTTAATGGATGGACAAGTAATTCACTTAGCCATCTCTGGCCCCAAAATTCTCTTGAATATCCAATCTGATCCGACAGAATTGATTTTAACCGGAGGAATAGACGTGCATCACTCCTCCTTTCCAGAGGAACATCAGGTAGAACCCTCGTATTCCGTAGAAGTTGTGCCTTCACCGGGATCTTCTCCTGAACCCTTCTCTCCGACTCACCCAGAAGAAACAACGGAGGTCGATCTTCATAAAAGACTTATGTTTCCTACCAATCATCCGGTCTAACGGGATACCATAATAATCGAGTCAGCGCTGTCCCTGTCATCCCGGCAACAATTGTCCAAACCAGGACTAAACCCAAAACATCTCCCAGAAAAAAACTCGTCCCCTGACGCAGAATTCCCCCAAACATCCAACCGATGGGTAATGCCACCCCCCAAGAGATGACACTGGCTATCATCCATCGCCATGCTTTAAAGACTTCGGTGCGTAAGACCCACCATTGTCCGATGCTTAAACATATTCCCAATTTGATCCCCTCAATTACTCCGTAGAAAATTCGAGGGGTCAAATTTAATGTGCGCGGAGTTACCCAACCCAACAGTCCCACCGGAGTTAATGCGATCACACTCCAGATTAAAACATGGACAAAAATCCATCGCCAACTCTGGGAAATATACTGTTTAAGAATAAACCATTGAGCCAGACTAATAATTAATCCGCCAATGGCTCCTTCTAACGCGCCTAAATCGGGTCTTTCTCCAATTTCTATCCAAATTAAACTGACTAAAAATCCTACCAATGTTACAAACATCCACTGGATAACAAATCCTAGGTCTGTTTGTGCATCTAAACTCTCACATACCCATTTCATATAGTGGGGAACAGGGAACAGGGAACAGGGAACAGGGAACAGGGAACAGGGAATTACGAATTACGAATTACGAATTGGGAATTGGGAATTACGAATTGGGAATTACGAATTGGGAATAGAAATAGAAAGACAGATACAAGTTTAAATTTGCTGCATCAGTTTATGTCAATTACCGGATTTCCGCGACTGCTGTAGGTTGAAAGCGATCGCCTCTAAAATGATTTAATAGAGGATCATATTGTGCGTCTAATACCCAATTTGCGATTAATTGAGCCGTAATTGGAGCCAATAAAATCCCATTGCGATAATGACCTACGGCTAAGGTTAAGTTTTGCCATGAACTCGGCCCTAATATAGGAAATAAATCCGGGGTTTCCGGTCGAAATCCCCACCAAAATTCTTGAATGGGAAACTCTTGTAAAACCGGATATAATCGCATGGCTCCTGAGAGTAAAGTATCAATCCCATGAGGTGTTAAACCGGATGTCAGACCCACTTGTTCTGATGTCGCTCCAATGATAATTAAACCATCTCGACGCGGTACAATATAAGTATTTGAACCAAATAAAACTTGCTTCAAAGGTAAGGGTTTAATCTCATCGGGAACCCTTACCGATAACATTTGTCCCTTTCTGGGATAAACCGGAATTGATAATAACTGCCCCGACCAAGCACCCGTTGTTAAAATATAATGAGAGGCTCTAAAATTTCCTTGATTTGTATTAATTTCCGTTACGGTTTGATGGGGGGAAGTTACCAATTTTTCGACGGTGATTCCCTCTATAATTTTAACACCTAATTCTTGGGCTGCTATTTGCAAGATTTTGACTAACTCCCGACGGTTATCCACTTGAGCATCCTGGGGAAACCACCAACCCCCGACAACATCATCCCCTAAACCCGGTTGTTGCTGTAAAATAGCATCTCGTTCTAACCAATAACTGGGAGTTTCCGGCGTTTGCGGTAAGCTCGTACAGGGCGGACGTTCATAAACCGGGGCCAAAATGCCACAGGGCCAATATCCCGTATCTAACTCGGTGAGTTCCTCTAGTTTGCGCGTCCAGTCGTTGTAGAGGGCGCGACTGCGTAAACATAACTCTAACATGGGGCTAGGAGGAAGCTGTTCGGCTTGGGGTGCTAACATTCCCGCCCCCACTAAACCAGCGGCTTCTTGGACGTCCCGACTCAGAACCGTCACCGTTGCCCCCCGTAATTTTAACTCAACGGCGAGAGATAATCCGATTAATCCGCCTCCGATGAGAATGATTTCACTGTGTTGTTTCATAAAGCCTAAAGGTTTACCTCAAAAATTAAATCTATTTTCTATTTTAAACTTTTAGGGGTTTTTTATGAATTAAAATCAAAACATTAAACGAATTCAGCCTAATTGTCAATATGATTAAACGAATATTTACTAATACCGTCTCTGCTTTGTGTTATTCTTTAATTGATTCTCGATTTCCTTCCCCTCAAACTTATCAATATTTTCCCCATAATTCTGTTGTTCAGTTTGTGTTAGAACAACAAAACCGAATGCCTGATTATCTTCAATTTCCTCTATTGTTTTTAACGTTAATTTTTGAGAGTTGGGGACTCCTGAGAACAGGTTCGTTATTTCATTGTCAGTCGCCCTCTATCCGTCAACTTCAAATTCAAGCTTGGAAAAATTCACCCTTTCAAATTTGCCGAGATTTGATGCGATTTTATGAAAGTTTAGTGGTACTATATTGGCAATCTGATTATATAAACTCCTAGAATTATATAGCAGTCCTAAATAGGTTGTAATATTTTATCGTAGGGGTAATGTCCCTCCAAACCCAGACATAAAGAGGGTTTGGAGGGACATCACCCCTACAGAATTTTTTCACAAATCCTACACGGATTGCTATATTTAATAATTATTATGTCTGAAAATAACCTAATTCCCCTATCTGAATTTCCTTTGAAAGTTGAAATTGCCGTGATTGGTTCTGGCCCTGGAGGAGCGATTACTGCTTGTTTATTGGCTGAAGCCGGACGGGATGTTTTATTAATCGAAGAAGGTGCTGATTTACCCTTAGAATCCTGTGAGCCTTTTTCCGTTGCAGAAATGGTACAAAAATATCGGAATGGCGGTTTAACAGCAGCCTTTGGTCAACCCAAAATTCAATATGTTGAAGGTCGATGTGTAGGAGGAGGAAGTGAAATTAATAGCGGACTCTATCATCGGACACCGCCTGATATTTTAGCACAATGGAGTCAAGAATTTGAAGTTGATGCGTTAACAGAATCCGATTTAATTCCTCATTTTGAAGCCTGTGAACAAGCGGTTAATGTTTGTTATTTACCAGGAAAAGCTCCAACTGCGTCTTTAAAATTACACGAAGGCGCAATAAGTTTAGGATGGCAATCTTTAGAAGTTCCTCGATGGTTTCGTTATCAAGAATTAGATGAAACCGCAGTTCCCAAAGGGACTCGACAATCGATGACTAAAACCTTTATTCCCAGAGCTTTAAAAGCCGGATGTAAACTATTAGCAAATACTCGAATTAAAACGCTTCATCAAACAGATCAAATTTGGAGTTTAACAGGTTCTTGTAAAAGAAATAATCATCTTCAAGAACCAATAAAAATACAAGCAGAAACCGTATTTATTTGTTGTGGTGCAATTCAAACTCCAGCATTATTAAGACGGAGTGGAATTAAAAATAATATTGGTAATTCTTTAAAAATGCACCCAACGGTTAAAATTATAGCTCAATTTGATCAAGAAATTAACAGCTTAGATATGGGGGTTCCTGTTCATCAAGTTAAAGAATTTGCCCCTCGATTTAGTTTCGGTTGTTCGATTAGTTCTCCTCCCTATTTATCCGTTGGGATAACTGATTATCCTGAATATACTGAAGAAGTACAAAAAAATTGGCAAAATATGGGAATTTATTATGCTATGATTACGGGAGAAGGCTATGGTACTGTGAGAAATATTCCTTTTTATAATGATCCTTTAGTTCGGTATAAATTAACTTCTCAAGACTTAAAAGATTTATCAGAAGCCTTACAAAAATTAGCTCTATTATTGTTTGAAGTGGATGCTAAAATCCTCTATCCTAGTATTTCTAATAGCTCTCCCTTAACCCATCCTCAAGATTTAACTAAAATTCCCGCACATCTACCTGTAAAGCAAACCAATTTAATGACAGTTCATGTTTTTTCCTCCTGTCCAATGGGAGAAAATTTACAAAAATGTGCCGTTGATTCCTTTGGTAAAGTTCATGGATTTAATAATTTATATATTGCGGATGGGAGTTTACTTTGTACTGCACCTGGGGTCAATCCTCAAGGTTCAATTATGGCGATCGCTCGTCGAAATGTGTTACAATTTTTGGGGAAACTTTAGAGAAAGTTGGGATATATTGTAGACGGCTTACTGTTCCCTGTTCCCTGTTCTTCGGGCATCTAAAAATTTTAACTGTTGATAGAGCATAGAAATTTTAGGAACATTAACTCCCTGGGTAATTGCTGCTTGCAAAGGATTTCCTACAATTGCTTCTAATTCTAAAGGACGATGGGCATTATAATCTAATTTCATACTGGTTAAATAAGGTTTCATTTTATCAGTATGATCGAGCATTATTTTAATATGATCTTCAGGAAGATGGCGATTATAACTAGAGGCAATAGTTACCACTTCTCGCATTAATTCTTCAGCTAAAAGACGAGTTTCTGGGTTTGCCATGATTTCATCGGTTCTCGCATCTAAAATTACTGAAAGTCCATTATAGGGAATATTCCAGACTAATTTTTTCCATCGGGAAAACATTAAATCTTCACTCAGTTCCACCGGAATTTGAGCCTGTTGAAAATCCGAGGAAATCTCACGCATTCGGTCAGAAATTCCCCCAGGTTGATATTGATCTTGATATTCTCCTAAATTAATGGCACTATAATCAATATGCTGAATATGCCCATAACCCACTTTATTAGAACAAATAAAACATAATCCCCCCATGACTCGGTTTTGACCGACAATTTCAGCAATTTTAGGTTCAATATTCAGCCCATTTTGTAAGAGTAAAACGACTCCATCCGGTTTGACAATTGAGGGTAATAATTCCGGTAATAAATGATTGTGAGTGGTTTTTAAAGCCACGATAACAACATCACAAGCAGGCATTTGATCAACATCATTGTAGGCATAGACTTGGGGAAGGGTAAAATTTCCTTCTGGGGAGTCAATTCTTAAGCCCTGTTTTTTCACAATTTCATAATCATGATTCACTAAAAAATGAACCTCTATACCTGCTTTTTGAAGTCGGGCACCATAGAAACCGCCTACAGCACCAGTACCAATAATTGCATAGCTACGAGTTGCCATAATCTGAAAATTTTTTCCTAAATTTAATGCAGTTTGCTAGAAAAAATTGACCAATTTTCATTAATTTTTTTAGGATAACCCGGATCTATTGATTTCTTATTAATATCATAAACAATATATTCATCTTTCTTAAATAAAAAGGCTTTCCGATAATTGATTGTGATCGCCGCATCAATTCCTTTTGTAAAACTTGATGGCCATTCTTTTCCCAGTTCCTCTTTGATTTTCTTAGGATAACCTCGATCTGTTATTTCTTTATAAATATCATATTGAATATATTCATCTCCTTTGAAAAAATAGGCTTTTCCATTATTCCATAAAACTGCCGCATCAATACCTTGGTAAAAATGATGAGGCCATCCTAACCAATTACCACTCTTTAATTTTTGAGGATAACCCGGTTCCACTTGATTTTGATATAAATCAAAGCTAATATATTCATCTTCTTTAAAGAAAAATGCTTTGCCATTATTCCAAAGTAAACCTGCATCAATTCCTTGATAAAAGGAAACTGGAAAACTAGCTCCGATTCCCTGTTCAATTTTTTGAGGATACCCGGATTCAATACAATGATGTTCTAAATTATAACTAATATATTGATTATCTTTGAAAAAATAAGCATTTCCATCTTTCCAAATTAAAACAGTATCTAAATCCGCCATCAAAAAAGCTGCTTTTCCCCATTCTAACCAGTTAATAATTTCTGGGGGTAAATTTTGACGTTGACGAGTTTTAGGATCAATACAAATATGTTTAGTTGAAGCTTGAGCAATCAATTGATAAGAGCTATCTAATAGGATTTTATATTTAATTTTGAAAGAATTATCATTTAAGAATTCAGGAGTTGACTCAATGATCAGTTGATCTCCACAAAATATAGGAAATTTGAAATCAATAGTCGCATGAACAATGGGAATGGCAAAATCAGAATTCACAAAAAATTTTTTCAGATTAATTTCAGCCGTTGTTAGAGAAGCTTCATAAGCTTCATGACACATCGCCAAAATATTTGAAAAATAAACCACACCCGCAGCATCCGTATCTTGAAAACGAACGATTCGACTGTAGATATATGTCATTTTATTCCCTCATTTAAAATTCAAGTTGTTTAACTCCCTAATCTTGTCAAAATGATCAAAGGGTGGGCATTGCCCACCGGATGAATTCTAATTGTTAATCCCTAATTTTATCATCCTTTATTCTTGATCAACATGACATCAATAATGTTATTAGCCATAGCTTCAGAAATCTCTAAAGCACTAAAGAGATTATCTAACAAGGCATCTTCTTCTTCTGTAATTTCTCCATCTGCTAAGGTGATATCAGTCACTACAGCAAAGGCAGTTTCTCGGAGTTCATTGGGCAATTTCTTCACGGCCTCTTTTAATAAAATATCTGCTCCTTGTTCTTGCAATTGATTCAGGAGTTGATCAATC
The sequence above is drawn from the Planktothrix serta PCC 8927 genome and encodes:
- a CDS encoding hemopexin repeat-containing protein — translated: MTYIYSRIVRFQDTDAAGVVYFSNILAMCHEAYEASLTTAEINLKKFFVNSDFAIPIVHATIDFKFPIFCGDQLIIESTPEFLNDNSFKIKYKILLDSSYQLIAQASTKHICIDPKTRQRQNLPPEIINWLEWGKAAFLMADLDTVLIWKDGNAYFFKDNQYISYNLEHHCIESGYPQKIEQGIGASFPVSFYQGIDAGLLWNNGKAFFFKEDEYISFDLYQNQVEPGYPQKLKSGNWLGWPHHFYQGIDAAVLWNNGKAYFFKGDEYIQYDIYKEITDRGYPKKIKEELGKEWPSSFTKGIDAAITINYRKAFLFKKDEYIVYDINKKSIDPGYPKKINENWSIFSSKLH
- a CDS encoding FHA domain-containing protein; translation: MITLTLLHPLQSIPVRSWVFKRDNVIRIGRSLKNDVVLYSAVVSRHHVEIRRQGEDWVVVNLGTNGTYVNGQAVQAVPLMDGQVIHLAISGPKILLNIQSDPTELILTGGIDVHHSSFPEEHQVEPSYSVEVVPSPGSSPEPFSPTHPEETTEVDLHKRLMFPTNHPV
- a CDS encoding GMC family oxidoreductase translates to MSENNLIPLSEFPLKVEIAVIGSGPGGAITACLLAEAGRDVLLIEEGADLPLESCEPFSVAEMVQKYRNGGLTAAFGQPKIQYVEGRCVGGGSEINSGLYHRTPPDILAQWSQEFEVDALTESDLIPHFEACEQAVNVCYLPGKAPTASLKLHEGAISLGWQSLEVPRWFRYQELDETAVPKGTRQSMTKTFIPRALKAGCKLLANTRIKTLHQTDQIWSLTGSCKRNNHLQEPIKIQAETVFICCGAIQTPALLRRSGIKNNIGNSLKMHPTVKIIAQFDQEINSLDMGVPVHQVKEFAPRFSFGCSISSPPYLSVGITDYPEYTEEVQKNWQNMGIYYAMITGEGYGTVRNIPFYNDPLVRYKLTSQDLKDLSEALQKLALLLFEVDAKILYPSISNSSPLTHPQDLTKIPAHLPVKQTNLMTVHVFSSCPMGENLQKCAVDSFGKVHGFNNLYIADGSLLCTAPGVNPQGSIMAIARRNVLQFLGKL
- the thiO gene encoding glycine oxidase ThiO — translated: MKQHSEIILIGGGLIGLSLAVELKLRGATVTVLSRDVQEAAGLVGAGMLAPQAEQLPPSPMLELCLRSRALYNDWTRKLEELTELDTGYWPCGILAPVYERPPCTSLPQTPETPSYWLERDAILQQQPGLGDDVVGGWWFPQDAQVDNRRELVKILQIAAQELGVKIIEGITVEKLVTSPHQTVTEINTNQGNFRASHYILTTGAWSGQLLSIPVYPRKGQMLSVRVPDEIKPLPLKQVLFGSNTYIVPRRDGLIIIGATSEQVGLTSGLTPHGIDTLLSGAMRLYPVLQEFPIQEFWWGFRPETPDLFPILGPSSWQNLTLAVGHYRNGILLAPITAQLIANWVLDAQYDPLLNHFRGDRFQPTAVAEIR
- a CDS encoding putative 2-dehydropantoate 2-reductase encodes the protein MATRSYAIIGTGAVGGFYGARLQKAGIEVHFLVNHDYEIVKKQGLRIDSPEGNFTLPQVYAYNDVDQMPACDVVIVALKTTHNHLLPELLPSIVKPDGVVLLLQNGLNIEPKIAEIVGQNRVMGGLCFICSNKVGYGHIQHIDYSAINLGEYQDQYQPGGISDRMREISSDFQQAQIPVELSEDLMFSRWKKLVWNIPYNGLSVILDARTDEIMANPETRLLAEELMREVVTIASSYNRHLPEDHIKIMLDHTDKMKPYLTSMKLDYNAHRPLELEAIVGNPLQAAITQGVNVPKISMLYQQLKFLDARRTGNREQ
- a CDS encoding FHA domain-containing protein, which translates into the protein MVVCPNCNYQNPEGATQCEACYTPLPSMTSCPHCGATIQTDASFCGQCGSNLQPASAETNPDGIEAMIPTQVSAPSEPLAEATPQPVASSGLNLEKSPLAEVPPPAMETTPPVVPVVPVVPVATVGEAQPNISPGSQNSATQLQQQTARLLHVQTNASLELPQNVSVIHLGKPNDLVPPDIDVSGFPNSEIVSRTHADIRIEGDAYYIEDVGSSNGTYINNISLTKGNRHRLRPGDRISLGKGDLVSFIFQLS
- a CDS encoding tellurite resistance TerB family protein; translated protein: MSSTIQLNSAEAFAAIALIAVAADGYITGSESQAITTTFSRMQLFSDYSGEKMRSMIDQLLNQLQEQGADILLKEAVKKLPNELRETAFAVVTDITLADGEITEEEDALLDNLFSALEISEAMANNIIDVMLIKNKG